The following proteins come from a genomic window of Microbacterium sulfonylureivorans:
- a CDS encoding glycosyltransferase family 4 protein: protein MQRIVHALTPGDHFSPQTGSAIPTVVHGLASAAAGDAECAHSVLVDESTFRPRYASAEAIEYTGAGYPAGWERGLDLGLSRIGLPRIRSRRSYRPLVDALSAQRPAIVVAHNAPVLPVMLASTRHTSVYYAHNDLPRGMSRREATRALDPAGAVIAVSADLADRLSDRVSPAVAARIHVVENGVDTDAFRPPQRRSAGAPLRIMFVGRVVPEKGPDVLLRAAAALAREDVEIVIVGSQGFDSAAALSAYEQELRTLAASVAGGVSFEPFVDRSALPALLQSADIFIASSRWAEPSGLTIGEAMATGLPVIASDIGGIPGVLGEAGILVKADDDRALGEAIAALLDDDGRRARIGAAARRRAEEHSWARSWGQLRTVLDGIQS, encoded by the coding sequence ATGCAGCGGATCGTTCACGCGCTGACGCCGGGCGACCACTTCTCCCCCCAGACGGGCTCGGCCATCCCCACCGTGGTGCACGGACTCGCCTCGGCCGCTGCGGGCGATGCCGAGTGTGCCCACAGCGTGCTCGTCGACGAATCGACCTTCCGCCCGCGCTACGCGAGCGCGGAGGCGATCGAGTACACCGGCGCGGGCTATCCGGCCGGGTGGGAACGCGGTCTCGACCTCGGCCTGTCGCGCATCGGCCTGCCACGCATTCGGTCGCGGCGTTCGTATCGGCCGCTCGTGGACGCGCTGAGTGCGCAGCGGCCGGCGATCGTCGTCGCCCACAATGCCCCCGTCCTGCCGGTCATGCTCGCATCGACGCGGCACACGTCCGTCTACTACGCGCACAACGATCTTCCGCGGGGAATGTCCCGCCGCGAGGCCACCCGCGCGCTCGATCCGGCCGGCGCCGTCATCGCGGTGAGCGCCGACCTGGCGGATCGCCTGAGCGACCGCGTCTCTCCCGCCGTCGCCGCCCGCATCCACGTCGTCGAGAACGGCGTCGACACGGATGCCTTCCGGCCGCCTCAGAGGCGCAGCGCCGGTGCGCCTCTCCGAATCATGTTCGTCGGCAGAGTCGTCCCCGAGAAGGGTCCCGACGTGCTGCTCCGCGCCGCCGCGGCGCTCGCGCGGGAGGACGTCGAGATCGTCATCGTCGGCAGCCAGGGGTTCGACTCCGCTGCCGCCCTCTCTGCGTACGAGCAGGAGCTCCGCACACTGGCGGCGTCGGTCGCCGGAGGAGTCTCCTTCGAGCCGTTCGTCGATCGCTCCGCACTGCCGGCCCTGCTTCAGTCGGCCGACATCTTCATCGCATCGTCCCGATGGGCCGAGCCCAGCGGGCTGACGATCGGAGAGGCCATGGCGACGGGGCTGCCGGTCATCGCGAGCGACATCGGCGGCATCCCCGGCGTGCTGGGAGAAGCCGGGATCCTCGTCAAGGCAGACGACGACAGGGCGCTCGGCGAAGCGATCGCCGCGCTGCTCGACGACGACGGGCGGCGCGCTCGAATCGGGGCCGCGGCGCGTCGGCGCGCGGAAGAGCACTCGTGGGCGCGATCCTGGGGCCAGCTGCGCACCGTGCTGGATGGTATTCAGTCCTGA
- a CDS encoding glycosyltransferase: MTVALAHDYVTQRGGAERVALAMTRAFPGAALHTTLYDPAGTFPEFAAVDIRTMPINRWGLLRRHHRLALPFLAKAVSAHRVDADVLLASSSGWAHGIPVTGRKIVYCHAPARWLYQSDRYAGAQDAGMRARAVGAAIRVLGPGLRDWDQAAARSADRYLVNSTVVQAAVRDVYGIEAEVLAPPPAPIAAEGAVEPVEQVTAPFLLCVARLLPYKNVDVVIEAVTAVGGVELVIVGDGPERNRLAELARRSGRTHLLGRVSDAQLKWLYAHSAGLVAASYEDFGLSPLEAGSFGKPTAALRDGGYLDTVIENTNGVFFDSADAAAISAAVERMLRARWSERAIRKHAAGFSEERFAARLAAVVAEEAARV, translated from the coding sequence GTGACCGTCGCTCTCGCGCACGACTATGTGACGCAGCGCGGTGGCGCGGAGCGGGTGGCACTCGCCATGACGCGCGCGTTCCCGGGCGCTGCGCTGCATACCACCCTCTACGATCCCGCCGGGACGTTCCCCGAATTCGCAGCCGTGGACATCCGCACGATGCCGATCAACAGGTGGGGACTCCTGCGGCGTCACCATCGGCTGGCTCTGCCGTTCCTCGCGAAGGCGGTGTCAGCCCACCGCGTCGACGCCGATGTGCTTCTCGCGAGCTCGAGCGGCTGGGCGCACGGCATCCCCGTCACCGGACGGAAGATCGTGTACTGCCACGCCCCGGCACGCTGGCTCTATCAGTCCGACCGCTATGCGGGCGCCCAGGACGCCGGGATGCGGGCCCGAGCCGTCGGCGCAGCCATCCGCGTGCTCGGACCGGGACTGCGGGACTGGGATCAGGCCGCGGCGCGGAGCGCCGATCGCTACCTCGTTAACTCGACGGTCGTACAGGCGGCGGTGCGCGACGTCTACGGCATCGAGGCGGAGGTGCTCGCTCCGCCACCGGCCCCGATTGCCGCCGAGGGCGCGGTCGAGCCGGTCGAACAGGTGACGGCGCCCTTCCTGCTGTGCGTGGCTCGACTGCTCCCCTACAAGAACGTCGACGTCGTGATCGAGGCGGTGACGGCCGTCGGAGGAGTGGAGCTGGTCATCGTCGGCGACGGTCCCGAGCGGAATAGGCTCGCAGAGCTCGCCCGGAGATCCGGCCGCACTCATCTCCTCGGGCGGGTGTCGGACGCCCAGTTGAAGTGGCTCTATGCCCACAGCGCGGGACTCGTCGCGGCGTCCTATGAGGACTTCGGTCTGTCCCCGCTCGAAGCGGGCTCCTTCGGCAAGCCGACGGCGGCGCTGCGCGACGGCGGGTACCTCGACACGGTGATCGAGAACACGAACGGGGTCTTCTTCGACTCGGCGGACGCGGCGGCGATCTCCGCCGCCGTCGAGCGGATGCTGCGTGCCAGGTGGTCGGAACGGGCGATCCGAAAGCACGCAGCGGGGTTCTCCGAAGAGCGGTTCGCTGCGCGACTGGCAGCGGTCGTCGCCGAGGAGGCCGCACGTGTCTGA
- a CDS encoding glycosyltransferase translates to MDVSIIVPTYNEAPNVAELVRRASAALEGRRAEIIFVDDSTDDTPDVIREVTKSAVLPVRLIHRDEKIGGLGGAVVEGMRAAESDACLVMDGDLQHPPEKIPELLDRFARSDVDIVVASRYVGGGTAHGLADRTRVLVSKVSTAVTKAMFPVKLRDVTDPMTGFFLVDRRTIDLETLKPRGFKILLEILARKVFRVAEVPFDFGDRHAGESKASFLQGMHFLAQLAALRFGKMSLFAVVGGFGAVANILIVWALTAVGVNYIVAAVIAAEVTIIGNFLLIEHFVFHDMRHAASGVWSRFAKSFAFNNAEAVIRIPIVALMVSSGHISAVLATAITLVVAFFVRFVFHSLVVYAPRKAGAHTSAVREVLEEIDEQAMQPGEI, encoded by the coding sequence ATCGACGTCTCGATCATCGTGCCGACGTACAACGAGGCTCCGAACGTCGCGGAGCTCGTCCGTCGCGCGTCCGCCGCGCTCGAGGGCCGGCGCGCGGAGATCATCTTCGTCGACGACAGCACCGACGACACCCCCGACGTCATCCGCGAGGTCACGAAGTCGGCCGTGCTCCCCGTCCGGCTGATCCATCGTGATGAGAAGATCGGCGGCCTCGGCGGTGCGGTGGTGGAGGGCATGCGCGCGGCGGAGTCGGACGCCTGCCTCGTCATGGACGGGGATCTGCAGCATCCGCCCGAGAAGATCCCCGAGCTGCTCGACCGGTTCGCCCGCTCGGACGTCGACATCGTGGTCGCCTCGCGCTACGTCGGCGGCGGGACCGCGCACGGTCTCGCCGACCGCACGCGCGTTCTGGTCTCGAAGGTGTCCACGGCCGTCACCAAGGCGATGTTCCCGGTGAAGCTCAGAGACGTCACCGACCCGATGACGGGCTTCTTCCTCGTCGACCGACGGACGATCGATCTCGAGACGCTCAAGCCCCGCGGGTTCAAGATCCTGCTCGAGATCCTCGCGCGCAAGGTCTTCCGAGTCGCCGAGGTGCCGTTCGACTTCGGCGATCGGCACGCCGGAGAGTCCAAGGCCTCCTTCCTGCAGGGCATGCACTTCCTCGCGCAGCTCGCCGCACTTCGATTCGGCAAGATGTCGCTGTTCGCAGTCGTGGGCGGCTTCGGGGCGGTCGCGAACATCCTGATCGTGTGGGCGCTCACCGCGGTCGGCGTGAACTACATCGTCGCCGCGGTGATCGCGGCCGAAGTGACGATCATCGGCAACTTCCTGCTGATCGAGCACTTCGTCTTCCACGACATGCGCCACGCGGCATCCGGCGTCTGGTCGCGGTTCGCGAAGTCGTTCGCCTTCAACAATGCCGAGGCGGTGATCCGCATCCCCATCGTGGCGTTGATGGTCAGCTCCGGACACATCTCCGCGGTGCTGGCCACGGCGATCACCCTGGTCGTGGCGTTCTTCGTGAGATTCGTCTTCCACTCGCTCGTCGTCTACGCGCCCAGGAAGGCGGGAGCGCACACGTCCGCCGTGCGCGAGGTGCTGGAGGAGATCGACGAGCAGGCGATGCAGCCGGGCGAGATCTAG
- a CDS encoding polysaccharide biosynthesis tyrosine autokinase codes for MTLRQILDVLWKRKWIIAAVTIAALLTAVFYLQVRTVTYVSSSLVRLNDVVSVGAVTGEVGGVAVDVGQEAATSPAVLAAAAAQLGEDPAALAGSVSADVDDSTALTRLYISAVGSSPDQAQARAAALTSAYTAHVDEQLATALATLQQRQTDAIAEARALQQEVADNPGDAIAATNLATALSQMTSINLSIESVNDAGAATAIVTDAQPGESTVPSALIVLLLALATGIIVSIAAALIRDQFDNRLRGEDEIEGIADARSLGELSWDRSVANTTPPLPVAHNERTDLSERLRTLRSTLQVFLPPRESVAVITSVEPGDGKSFVSANLAMAWARAGKTVILVGGDLRRPDLGRYFGEAADGEGLADILDEHEIGEALWREAVETRLNTTKYRRLRILPAGAEPPDPADLLARPVLGEVVAHLRTLADVVIIDSPPAIGMADAALLALQSDGAVVIASVRKTDRVMLAETVTALRAAGAEVIGVVANRSRRKLPKTYSAYYVNQRAAADTARASSTPDGAPEDTMDDLRKLLNTTPRPESRGRLRTGADDGESAPEPPDSSEADRKTASDAS; via the coding sequence TTGACGCTCCGACAGATTCTGGATGTGCTCTGGAAGCGCAAGTGGATCATCGCCGCCGTCACAATCGCCGCGCTCCTGACCGCAGTCTTCTATCTGCAGGTGCGCACCGTGACGTACGTGAGCTCTTCGCTGGTCCGGCTCAACGACGTCGTCTCGGTGGGCGCGGTGACGGGCGAGGTCGGCGGCGTCGCCGTCGATGTCGGCCAGGAGGCCGCGACATCGCCGGCGGTCCTCGCGGCAGCGGCCGCGCAGCTGGGGGAGGACCCTGCTGCTCTCGCGGGATCCGTTTCGGCCGACGTCGACGACTCGACCGCACTCACGCGGCTCTACATCAGCGCGGTCGGCTCGTCTCCTGATCAGGCGCAAGCTCGTGCGGCGGCACTCACCTCGGCGTACACGGCGCACGTCGATGAGCAGCTGGCGACCGCTCTGGCGACACTGCAGCAGCGACAGACCGACGCGATCGCGGAGGCACGCGCCCTTCAGCAGGAGGTCGCCGACAACCCCGGTGATGCCATCGCCGCGACCAATCTCGCAACCGCGCTCTCGCAGATGACGAGCATCAACCTCTCGATCGAGAGTGTCAACGACGCCGGTGCCGCCACCGCGATCGTGACGGATGCTCAGCCCGGCGAGTCGACGGTGCCGTCCGCGCTCATCGTCCTGCTTCTCGCTCTCGCCACGGGAATCATCGTGAGCATCGCGGCGGCCCTCATCCGAGATCAGTTCGACAACCGGCTGCGAGGCGAGGACGAGATCGAGGGAATCGCCGACGCGCGTTCGCTGGGCGAGCTGAGCTGGGATCGCAGTGTCGCGAACACGACCCCGCCGCTTCCTGTCGCCCACAACGAGCGGACCGATCTGAGCGAGCGCCTGCGCACCCTCCGATCGACGCTCCAGGTCTTCCTGCCGCCCCGGGAGTCGGTCGCCGTCATCACGAGCGTCGAGCCCGGCGACGGCAAGTCGTTCGTCTCCGCGAACCTCGCAATGGCGTGGGCGCGCGCCGGCAAGACCGTGATCCTCGTCGGCGGAGATCTCCGCCGACCCGACCTCGGGCGCTACTTCGGGGAGGCCGCCGACGGCGAGGGCCTCGCCGACATCCTCGACGAGCACGAGATCGGCGAAGCACTGTGGCGCGAGGCGGTCGAGACCCGGCTGAACACGACGAAGTACCGTCGCCTGCGCATCCTCCCCGCCGGTGCCGAACCGCCGGACCCCGCCGACCTGCTGGCGCGACCCGTGCTCGGAGAGGTCGTCGCCCACCTGCGCACGCTCGCCGATGTGGTCATCATCGACTCCCCACCGGCGATCGGCATGGCCGACGCGGCTCTTCTGGCGCTGCAGTCGGACGGCGCGGTCGTGATCGCGTCGGTGCGCAAGACCGACCGGGTGATGCTCGCCGAGACCGTGACGGCGCTGCGGGCCGCAGGGGCCGAAGTCATCGGCGTCGTGGCGAACCGCAGCCGTCGGAAGCTGCCCAAGACCTACTCGGCGTACTACGTGAATCAGCGCGCTGCCGCGGACACGGCCCGTGCATCGAGCACGCCGGACGGCGCCCCCGAGGACACGATGGACGACCTGCGCAAGCTGCTCAACACGACTCCCCGACCGGAATCACGCGGCCGCCTGCGAACGGGCGCGGATGACGGGGAATCGGCCCCCGAGCCCCCGGACTCGTCCGAGGCCGACCGGAAGACGGCAAGCGACGCGTCATGA
- a CDS encoding phosphatase PAP2 family protein, producing the protein MSESARRARNLAILSAAFLGGFVALYFAAVRTPDGQLIDAASLGVLGWLRGDAWLAFYDGRDIVLYGVLVGALVAALTVMLERRWKPVIYSGLLVGIVAVASIALKELLPRPYLGDFAYVENTFPSGHTAITLAASIAIIWCGPRWFSPVLVFLLGALVSFVALASVLSSAHRASDSLAGALLTGAVSFALAALARATLPVTSRLRRGTVIGAVIAVAIGLVYLLASLGLFGAGDHPTQLGLAVVLTTLGIVVFVIAVHRPFLPANPVRPIAPGSAGRQEGL; encoded by the coding sequence GTGTCTGAGTCCGCTCGGCGCGCTCGCAACCTCGCGATCCTGAGTGCGGCGTTCCTCGGGGGATTCGTCGCGCTCTACTTCGCGGCGGTCCGCACTCCCGACGGGCAGCTCATCGACGCCGCCTCGCTGGGCGTGCTCGGGTGGCTCCGCGGCGACGCCTGGCTCGCGTTCTACGACGGACGAGACATCGTCCTCTACGGGGTGCTGGTCGGCGCTCTCGTCGCCGCCCTCACGGTCATGCTCGAGCGGCGCTGGAAGCCTGTCATCTACTCCGGACTGCTCGTCGGGATCGTGGCCGTCGCATCCATTGCGCTCAAAGAGCTTCTGCCGAGGCCGTACCTCGGCGACTTCGCGTACGTGGAGAACACATTCCCGAGTGGCCACACGGCGATCACCCTCGCGGCGTCGATCGCGATCATCTGGTGCGGCCCGCGTTGGTTCTCGCCCGTGCTCGTGTTCCTGCTCGGCGCTCTCGTCTCCTTCGTCGCCCTCGCGTCGGTGCTCTCCTCCGCGCATCGGGCGAGCGACTCGCTGGCCGGCGCCCTGCTGACCGGCGCTGTCTCCTTCGCGCTCGCCGCCCTTGCCAGGGCCACCCTTCCGGTCACCTCGCGATTGCGAAGGGGAACGGTCATCGGCGCCGTGATCGCGGTGGCGATCGGCCTCGTCTACCTTCTCGCGAGCCTCGGACTCTTCGGCGCCGGCGATCATCCCACGCAGCTGGGGCTCGCGGTCGTGCTCACCACGCTCGGCATCGTCGTCTTCGTCATCGCGGTGCACCGCCCGTTTCTTCCGGCGAATCCGGTGAGACCGATCGCGCCTGGCAGTGCTGGGCGGCAAGAAGGCCTGTAA
- a CDS encoding glycosyltransferase family 87 protein translates to MGTNTRRALTVAAWIVVVAIGVMLSIQRFRDAVGSDIGTDLRTFVAAAEHIRNGRSPYTEFGYVYSPLVAWLLLPFPDFDAAVGPWTAASIAALWGAVAAVTATFWRALSWWQRPVLAGVGIVTALYSALLSLDLWLGQTDTFLPLVAALAVFFASRNRQIASGVSLAFGAIIKSWPVGLGLWMFRRGVQQRGRLIAATVGTGAAFLLLALVIHGPQMFSEWIDRTLVLSEQDLVAYSVWGAGRHLFTQSAALEPLFVAPIVGTIVSWTLAAFIVALIVITLRRPGDDALSMWNIATAVVLLIPVCHLWYFVLALPLLWTWVAHALKGTRRLESLIAVAVMAVWWVIVFRLPPLDNQFGESTPQYIAVVGSSLVALTLSVVLSARRDADRAVVVREAVPA, encoded by the coding sequence ATGGGAACCAACACGAGGCGCGCTCTCACCGTCGCGGCGTGGATCGTCGTCGTCGCGATCGGCGTGATGCTGAGCATCCAGCGCTTCCGGGATGCCGTCGGCAGCGACATCGGCACCGACCTGCGCACCTTCGTGGCGGCCGCCGAGCACATCCGCAACGGCCGCAGCCCCTACACGGAGTTCGGGTACGTCTACTCGCCGCTCGTCGCGTGGCTGCTGCTTCCGTTCCCGGACTTCGACGCCGCCGTCGGCCCATGGACCGCCGCGTCGATCGCGGCACTGTGGGGCGCTGTGGCCGCCGTCACCGCGACGTTCTGGCGCGCCCTCTCGTGGTGGCAGCGCCCGGTGCTCGCGGGAGTGGGGATCGTCACCGCCCTGTACAGCGCGCTGCTCTCCCTCGACCTCTGGCTGGGGCAGACGGACACGTTCCTCCCCCTGGTGGCGGCGCTCGCCGTGTTCTTCGCCTCGCGCAATCGCCAGATCGCGAGCGGTGTCTCACTCGCCTTCGGCGCGATCATCAAGAGCTGGCCGGTCGGCCTCGGACTGTGGATGTTCCGCCGCGGTGTGCAGCAGCGCGGACGCCTCATCGCGGCGACGGTCGGCACCGGCGCGGCGTTCCTCCTGCTGGCCCTGGTGATCCACGGCCCGCAGATGTTCTCGGAGTGGATCGACCGTACGCTCGTGCTGAGCGAGCAGGACCTCGTCGCCTACTCCGTGTGGGGCGCCGGCCGGCACCTCTTCACCCAGTCGGCCGCCCTGGAGCCGCTGTTCGTGGCTCCGATCGTCGGCACGATCGTCTCGTGGACGCTCGCGGCATTCATCGTCGCCCTCATCGTGATCACCCTGCGGCGCCCCGGCGACGATGCGCTGTCGATGTGGAACATCGCGACCGCCGTCGTCCTGCTGATCCCGGTCTGCCACCTCTGGTACTTCGTGCTCGCACTCCCCCTGCTGTGGACCTGGGTGGCGCACGCCCTCAAGGGCACTCGCCGACTCGAGTCGCTCATCGCCGTGGCCGTGATGGCGGTGTGGTGGGTCATCGTCTTCCGGTTGCCGCCGCTCGACAATCAGTTCGGCGAGAGCACCCCGCAGTACATCGCCGTGGTCGGCTCGTCGCTGGTCGCCCTCACGCTCTCCGTCGTGCTCTCGGCGCGGCGCGACGCGGATCGCGCCGTCGTCGTCCGCGAGGCGGTCCCGGCGTAG
- a CDS encoding acyltransferase family protein, translated as MTAEAQPSRAAQGQSDVHAGVRPEIQALRAVAVTLVLLFHLWESRVPSGYIGVDVFFVISGFLITAQLLREVERTGTIRLLDFWARRIRRLLPAAFVVIIVTMLAVVIVLPSSMWAPSLIEAAASALYVENWASLARHLGFLPWVDYPLPVEHFWTLAVEEQFYLIWPLLILAALGIGAALGGKRSTRHGRLQIIAIMLVCALALSFLYSLWLTLQHPLHAARSTPSVVWEFAVGGLLAFVPRLPDLPVSERARAALHYAASWGGLALIVGAAVVPHLFLHPAPGAVAPVVGAALVIWGETRRSWLSPTRYGALPPVQFVGDVSYGIYLWHQPIYVILLLSTGENVRSVGALAVVAASILLGWLSKRYIEDPFRTSAFWKPLPRTYGFAIGGMLLISALASVGVLLAGS; from the coding sequence ATGACCGCCGAGGCACAGCCGTCGAGGGCCGCGCAGGGGCAGTCGGACGTCCACGCCGGCGTGCGACCTGAGATCCAGGCACTCCGTGCCGTCGCCGTCACGCTGGTCCTGCTGTTCCACCTCTGGGAATCGCGGGTGCCGAGCGGCTACATCGGGGTCGACGTCTTCTTCGTGATCTCGGGGTTCCTCATCACGGCTCAGCTCCTTCGCGAGGTCGAGCGCACCGGCACGATCCGTCTGCTGGACTTCTGGGCGCGGCGCATCCGGAGGCTGCTCCCCGCAGCGTTCGTGGTCATCATCGTCACGATGCTCGCCGTCGTGATCGTGCTCCCGAGTTCGATGTGGGCGCCCAGCCTCATCGAGGCGGCGGCGAGCGCACTGTACGTCGAGAACTGGGCGTCGCTCGCCCGCCATCTGGGCTTCTTGCCGTGGGTCGACTACCCGCTCCCGGTCGAGCACTTCTGGACCCTGGCCGTCGAGGAGCAGTTCTACCTCATCTGGCCGCTGCTGATCCTCGCCGCCCTCGGCATCGGGGCGGCTCTCGGCGGGAAGCGGTCGACGCGACACGGTCGCTTGCAGATCATCGCGATCATGCTGGTGTGCGCGCTCGCGTTGTCGTTCCTCTACTCCCTGTGGCTCACTCTGCAGCACCCGCTGCACGCCGCGCGTTCCACTCCGTCGGTGGTGTGGGAGTTCGCCGTCGGCGGCCTGCTCGCGTTCGTGCCGCGTCTGCCCGATCTGCCGGTGTCGGAGCGAGCCCGGGCCGCGCTGCACTACGCGGCCTCATGGGGTGGCCTCGCTCTCATCGTGGGTGCGGCCGTGGTGCCCCACCTGTTCCTGCACCCCGCTCCGGGCGCCGTCGCTCCCGTCGTCGGTGCCGCGCTCGTGATCTGGGGTGAGACGCGCCGGTCCTGGCTCAGCCCCACTCGCTACGGCGCCCTTCCGCCTGTTCAATTCGTCGGCGACGTGTCGTACGGGATCTACCTGTGGCACCAGCCGATCTACGTCATCCTGCTCCTGAGCACGGGGGAGAACGTCCGCTCCGTCGGAGCGCTCGCCGTCGTCGCGGCGTCGATCCTCCTCGGCTGGCTCTCGAAGCGGTACATCGAGGACCCGTTCCGCACCTCCGCGTTCTGGAAGCCCCTGCCCCGGACGTATGGATTCGCGATCGGCGGGATGCTGCTGATCTCTGCGCTTGCGAGCGTCGGCGTCCTGCTCGCCGGCAGCTGA
- a CDS encoding low molecular weight phosphatase family protein, producing the protein MTASHDRSFPMRSPDPQPGVTHVLMVCQANRCRSPFAAAIAERLADDSLEIHSGGLMAGGFPMPSAGIETGATLGIDFSSHRSRELDRADLDGFDLILTMARAQARELVADNPQLLGRIFTLKQFDRWIADHPKPRRMALGSWLDNVAQDRPRTDFLGDDENDDIADPINSPASGWVQMAREQTLLLGRIVAALGATRV; encoded by the coding sequence ATGACGGCGTCCCACGACCGGTCCTTCCCCATGAGGTCGCCCGACCCGCAGCCCGGAGTCACCCACGTCCTCATGGTGTGCCAGGCGAACCGCTGCCGCTCCCCTTTCGCGGCGGCGATCGCAGAGCGGCTCGCCGACGACTCGCTGGAGATCCACTCCGGCGGCCTCATGGCCGGCGGCTTCCCCATGCCCAGCGCGGGAATCGAGACCGGCGCCACGCTGGGCATCGACTTCTCGTCGCATCGCAGCCGCGAACTCGACCGTGCCGATCTCGACGGATTCGACCTGATCCTGACCATGGCGAGGGCCCAGGCTCGCGAGTTGGTGGCCGACAACCCCCAGCTGCTCGGCCGGATCTTCACACTCAAGCAGTTCGACCGATGGATCGCCGACCACCCGAAGCCGCGTCGAATGGCGCTGGGCAGCTGGCTCGACAACGTCGCCCAGGATCGGCCGCGCACCGACTTCCTCGGCGACGACGAGAACGACGACATCGCCGACCCCATCAACTCGCCGGCGAGCGGCTGGGTGCAGATGGCTCGCGAGCAGACTCTTCTTCTCGGCCGCATCGTCGCGGCGCTCGGCGCCACGCGCGTCTGA
- a CDS encoding O-antigen ligase family protein produces MTLLPAGTTLRGVSTTILGVLVLLVLGGAMGLASAEMPDYALYIALGVLLVAVAAIDLTLVPVLAVPAVFAVQRIGPMSGSDFLLGIAVLVSLLLVRGRGLITMQPLLWSGAFYIALTAPQLILNRYAENYIEWAHELVLVLGAMIVGFVIGREGHARLALGIFVAICVAIGAVAAVTALGNGFQPVYLGAWHKNAIGAFLMIGLVVAFANPPWLGWPRWAAWTAFVVCGLGMAAAQSRQAIVGALIGVFIIGLRPRFHNGKRSRWMWLILIPVGWFVYQEVVAQLASDNDFSSAAQRITWYGMSITVWLQSPMFGVGHRWWTTWHTGFGGFQPPNAELEVLTTVGVLGLIGFLGMFAGALWALARMNPVYGTLGLAVVAAKLAQSQFDLYWVAGHASLLWIIAGICYGIQERDRSQGIEWIPHPVQTVWRRTRGVRI; encoded by the coding sequence GTGACCCTCCTGCCCGCAGGCACGACGCTTCGGGGAGTCAGCACGACGATTCTGGGCGTGCTCGTCCTCCTCGTGCTCGGCGGCGCCATGGGGCTCGCGAGCGCGGAGATGCCGGACTATGCGCTCTACATCGCGCTGGGCGTCCTTCTCGTCGCCGTCGCGGCGATCGATCTGACCCTCGTGCCTGTGCTCGCCGTGCCGGCGGTGTTCGCGGTCCAGCGCATCGGCCCGATGAGCGGATCGGACTTCCTGCTGGGCATCGCGGTGCTCGTCTCGCTGCTGCTGGTGCGCGGGCGCGGGCTCATCACCATGCAGCCCCTCCTTTGGTCCGGCGCGTTCTACATCGCACTGACCGCACCCCAGCTCATTCTCAACCGATACGCCGAGAACTACATCGAGTGGGCACATGAGCTCGTCCTCGTCCTCGGCGCGATGATCGTGGGCTTCGTGATCGGCCGCGAGGGCCACGCGCGGCTCGCACTCGGGATCTTCGTCGCGATCTGCGTCGCGATCGGCGCTGTCGCCGCCGTCACCGCGCTGGGCAACGGCTTCCAGCCTGTATATCTCGGCGCTTGGCACAAGAACGCGATCGGGGCGTTCCTGATGATCGGCCTCGTCGTCGCCTTCGCCAACCCGCCGTGGCTCGGCTGGCCGCGCTGGGCCGCGTGGACGGCGTTCGTCGTGTGCGGCCTCGGGATGGCCGCTGCGCAGTCCCGCCAGGCGATCGTCGGTGCGCTCATCGGGGTGTTCATCATCGGACTGCGCCCGCGCTTCCACAACGGCAAGCGGTCGCGATGGATGTGGCTGATCCTCATCCCCGTCGGCTGGTTCGTGTATCAGGAGGTCGTGGCGCAGCTCGCCTCCGACAACGACTTCAGCTCGGCGGCACAGCGCATCACCTGGTACGGCATGTCGATCACGGTGTGGCTGCAGTCCCCCATGTTCGGCGTCGGCCATCGATGGTGGACCACTTGGCACACGGGCTTCGGCGGCTTCCAGCCCCCGAACGCCGAGCTGGAGGTGCTCACCACCGTCGGAGTCCTCGGACTGATCGGATTCCTCGGCATGTTCGCCGGCGCGCTCTGGGCGCTGGCCCGGATGAACCCCGTCTACGGCACCCTCGGGCTCGCCGTGGTCGCCGCGAAGCTCGCGCAGAGTCAGTTCGACCTCTACTGGGTCGCCGGGCACGCTTCGCTCCTGTGGATCATCGCCGGCATCTGCTACGGCATCCAGGAGCGCGACAGATCCCAAGGCATCGAGTGGATCCCGCATCCCGTGCAGACGGTCTGGCGTCGCACGCGCGGGGTGCGCATCTGA
- a CDS encoding glutaredoxin family protein, with translation MTSSPSTITMFGADWCRDCVRTKRQLDSLGITYTYVDLVQDPSAADVAREISGRTNIPVVVYPDASHHVEPSNDDVEAKLRELELI, from the coding sequence ATGACCTCCTCCCCCTCGACGATCACGATGTTCGGCGCCGACTGGTGCCGCGACTGCGTCCGCACCAAGCGTCAGCTCGACTCGCTCGGCATCACCTACACGTACGTCGACCTGGTCCAGGACCCGTCGGCCGCGGATGTGGCCCGCGAGATCTCGGGGCGCACCAACATCCCCGTCGTCGTCTACCCGGATGCCTCGCACCACGTCGAGCCGTCGAACGACGACGTCGAGGCCAAGCTCCGCGAGCTCGAGCTCATCTGA